The genomic window ACCGTAGTGCATACCCAGCCAGGCGAAGAAGGCATGGCGGACGAAGCGGCTTATGCTGAAGCTCAAATAGAACTTTGATTGCGGCATCTTCAGCGCGCCTGCCGCTATAAGGAACGGCATAAGGGGCGCAGGCGGCGGAAGAATCGCTGGAAGAGCGGTGGAGAGAATAGAGTGTTCCTCCGTCCAGCGGCGCATGCGGTCACGGAATCGTTGCGGAACGTAGCGGTCCATGAGTGCGAGACCACCGATGCGCCCGGCCTGGTACGAAATGCCTGCGCCAACGATGGAGCCGAGCGTGGCGATGACCGTTACCACGATCCATTCCTGTCGCTGGGCCGCGAGCAACGTGACGAGGATGTCCGATGAACCGGGAATGGGCAGCGGGATTGGCGAGGAATCGATGACGCAGATAAAGAACAGGCCGAGGATACCCAGGCGGAAGAAATAGCGTGTGATGCGGTCCGTTGGCGTATAGGCGTGGCGGTGCTTTGCTTGCCGGAGCGTAGTCTTAGCGGCTGTCTGCAGGAGGGCCAGCATCGTTACAGCTTAGGACGCGTTTTTCTGTCGCGAAGTCTCGAAAAACGGCCGCCATTTGGTGCAGAGGCCCCTGAGGCAATTTTTAGAGGAAGCAGAGACTACTTCGACTCGTTCAGCAGTTGGAACTTGTAAGCGGGCAGGGTTCCCGTCTTTTCCGCGAGATAGAAGAAGCGATGGATCGCCGTAAGGCACTCTGCGTCGAGGATGTAGTGGATGTTTTCCGAGAGATAGTAGCGAATAGTGTCCGGCAACAGCGGCAGACGGGGCGTCCACTCAGTGACCAGCTCTTCGATGTGATCCAAACCGGCGTCGCGTGATTGCTGAAGATCGCGTGTGAGCTGTTGCGGCGTGATACCGGTCTCCTCAAGTGCCGCGGTGCGAACGGCCCAAACAGCGGCCACCCAGGGAAGCTGCGTGTGTTTGCGCCAGAGCTTCGCCACGTCGATCCATGTGTGGTCAGGGAAGTGGTGC from Terriglobus sp. TAA 43 includes these protein-coding regions:
- a CDS encoding YqaA family protein, translating into MLALLQTAAKTTLRQAKHRHAYTPTDRITRYFFRLGILGLFFICVIDSSPIPLPIPGSSDILVTLLAAQRQEWIVVTVIATLGSIVGAGISYQAGRIGGLALMDRYVPQRFRDRMRRWTEEHSILSTALPAILPPPAPLMPFLIAAGALKMPQSKFYLSFSISRFVRHAFFAWLGMHYGRRIMPIYLRFAEKYGWILLVVVWGSVLFGVIYAVVKLRQNRLRKQTAAAPAAA